The Salmo salar chromosome ssa06, Ssal_v3.1, whole genome shotgun sequence sequence ATGTTTGCCATTGCACTTTCCAACTGGGGCAGTTCTCCACTCATGGACAGACTGCGTTTGGAGCGCACACCCCCACCAGGCtttggctgctgctgctgtaccAGGCTGAAGTAGCAGCACTCCTTGTACGAGTCCATGTTCAGAGAGTGCCGCCGGTTCACCCTCACGCCCCCTGCTGGCACTGTCATGTAATGGCGGGAGGACCCTCCAGGGGGGCTTGGCTCTCTTGCGACCTTCGTCCATTTTGTGGAAACGGCAGAAACAACCATTTTAGCTTCCGCTGAGTTATTCCGGTTTGTGTTCTCTAACTCCACATCTGTCTGGCAGTCGGGAATGGAGAGCATGATGGATGTGGTGGTGGTCAGGACTGGGGGTCGCTGCTGCTTGAACAGCTCAGGGGGAGGAAGGCCCACCCTCAGATACTCCTTATCCACCTTCTCTGGTTTCTCCAGACAGAGAATCTGCTTGGACAGAGACTTGGACATGGACTTGGGGACGCCGCAGCCCTGGAGCTGACCATCACTGCTCAGAGACCGGATCTCACCCATTTCCAAAGCCTTATGAAAGAAAGAGATTTTATTGATCCCCAGGGAGAAATGACCTCATCTGCTGTACAATAACAACAGTACAGAGACAGTAGTAACAAAGAAAATAGCAATACTCAATACTCCTACCTTATCCTCATCACCTTGGTTACAGACTCGGTACCTCACTATGAGGAAGATGATGAAGGCTAAGACGGACGCCACGATGATCCCTCCGATGATGACCACGATGGTCCCTCCCAGGAACTGGGACTGCATGAAGTGGCAGCGGAGGTACTGGGGATCGGTGGTGAAGCGGATGCACCCCACCACCCGCGTGGCGGTCAGGGAGGTCACCAGGTCGTCGTAGATGGCCAGCACACACAGGTCGTACTGTGTACCGGCAGCCAGGTTGTTCACCAGGATACTCTTACTGCTCGGAGGGATCATTctgaaaacagacagagagagatagtgtggAATGAAACAGTTGAGAGCATACTAGGGCAATTGCAGACCAATTATAAATCATATTGCAAGAAGTGTTCAGGGATGAGAGAATGTTATGTCTCGGATTGTAACAGAATCACAATGAAAAGTTGAATTGCTAATGTGTTGTGAACGGGGTGGAAGATAAAAAAGAATACTTCATTGTCCTAATTGTGGAAACGGAGATtcgtcttttttatttttacccaagcCCCTGAGACATAAAAACACCCAGTGAGAAGTCGGAAGCATGAATAATTGTATGCACACCCATTTCTCAGAAGAGACAGTCACAATAGGTCCAATGGCTCAGTTGTTGGGCCATGGCGCTGTATGCTTGAAAGACCAGAACTGTGTGTCATTCATTCACAAATGGACCTCATAAACACAATGTATGTAGAGTATGTGTAGACCAGGCCTGTTCAATGTCCGTCCTGGAGGGCCAAAACACTTCTGGTTTTCATCCTCTCCTTCTAATAAGGAACTAGTTCAGACCTAGAAAACCAGGTGAGCTCAATTAACTACCAGgtagaaacaaaaaacagaatGTTTCAGCCCTCCAGGACTGGAATTTAACAGCCCTGACGtagactgtaagtcactttgtatAAAAGTGTGTGTTAAATGGTCATATTGTGTCATGAATATAAGCTTCAAATATGGAGTGAAAGGGTTGCCAGATGAAAGAGCCTTGTGTAGACTGGTTTCTCAGAAGAGGCCTGAAAGATCTTCTAAGGCTTTTTGTAACATGCTGCTTTCTCTTTCATCTTGGCTTTGCCCTACAGCTCAGTGCTGACATTTTGTTTTCATTCTGTTGATTAGGTATTATCATTGGTGTACATGTTGTGTGTACTTTATGCACACTGTTACCTAGGTGACTTTGTAAGTCACTGAATAAGAATGTCAGTAAATTAATTACTTTGCACAATTAGAGAAATAGCTAATCATGAATGAGAATTTGCACATTTGACATTCATTTTAAACAACATAACAGTCACTCAACACCAATCAGGAACTACTACAAAAGACCATTGTGCCTGGTTCTTGTTAGTTCTCATTCGAGCCTGGTTCTGAGCGTTTAAATGAGGCATCAATATCAATCATCAAGGACTCCAAAAACTGTCCCTATATACAgcagcggtgcgtgggtaaaatcactggggaagccaagccaggaaaATAGCTATATTACAACCTTctgtatgtgttgtgataattgtgttgtttgctctataaccttttAGTTCATATCCCttgccaccgtgatatataggtctaaggccgagacaataggaagacacagtggcagaataaattcaaccacacctttgtttcatcacaaaaccggagagcaaacaaacagttacatgacctactacagtatggtcaagcaagttaatgtttcctacattttcggactactaaacaactattgatttagaaccacagagagttgcAATGAAaaaggagctgcctccactattccagcaccatttcaacttcaatatttcaacatcatcaaatcacctatagACCTTAGACCTATAATTTTTCCGAATCCACATAAGCTAAATATGACAATGTAtgaatctacagtgcattcggaaagtattcagaccccttgactttttccacattttgttacgttagagccttcttctaaaagggattaaatgaagaaaaaaatcctcaatctatacacaataccctataatgacaaagcgaaaaatgtaattgattagacatgatctggaaaggcgcacacctgtctatataaggtcccacagttgacagtgcatgtcaaagcaaaaaccaagtcatgaggtcgaaggaattgtctgaagagctccgagacaggatcgtATCAAGCCagggatctggggaagggtaccaaaaaatgtctgaagcattgaaggtccccaagaacacagtggcctccatcattcttaaatagaagtagTTTGAAACCAcaaagacccttcctagagctggccgcctggccaaactgagcaatctgtggagaagggccttggtcaaagaggtgaccaagaacccgatggtcactctgacagagctccaaagttcctctgtggagatgggagaaccttccagaaggacaaccatctctgcagcactccacaaatcaggccttcatggtggagtggccagatggaagccactcctcagtaaaaggcacatgaccgcccgcttggagtttgccaaaaggcacctaaaggactctcagaccatgagaaacaagattctctggtctgatgaaaccaagattgaactctttggcctgaatgccaagcatcacatctggaggaaacctggcaccatccctacgacactatgagatgcaacaattcaagttcttTCTGTTAATGACGTTTGGcttgtgattggtgtgaagccaaatccaaactggcttccctttacactttttttttggtgcaccaggaccattcacagttgagctcacttaGTTAAGCTGATTagctattattttattttaaaaattatCAAGGGAAGTCAAATGTTCGCTGGCTTCATTTGTATTCAATGCTATGGATGGCAACAATGTCATattctttttgaccagacagcatcagatagacggcctacacatactgagacatagggacgctgtttcgctcgctcggatggtttctcctgtgagatacattcagcctcttgtgaattgaaggaaaattatgaaacacaaaaAGGGACGAAAGATAAATTAACTTTTTTCTGGGTACgtgttttggggaagcctggcttcgcCACTGCCTATATAAGCTCACCTGTAAACCAGAGAGTCATCGTAGGTTCCGTTGTATTGGATCTGGAACATTCGAATGCCCGGTATACTTCTCTGGAAGCTGAACCTGACCAGGGCCGAGGTAGACGTGGCCTCAGCGATCACCACCTTCTTCTCCTGGCTCGTCTTTGTGTTTCCCAGTGGCACCACTCCTCCGCCTTCCCCACCACCACCTGTCCTCGTTACCGTGGCGATATCAGAAGAACCTGGGTCCTGTTCCTTCTCCACAGTACTGTTGGTGATGTGTGGGAGTTTAGCGATCACCAGGTCAACAGTTTGTTGGGCCTCCCCGGCCGGGTTGGAGGCAACACAGATGAAGGAGCCTGATGGAGCGATAGAGAACATTTATTTGCTTttctgtttcctttcaaatgggggAAGCTAAATGTAACAAGAGAACAGAGTTCATCGAAGgatcatttttatttgtattaaatGGTCTGAAAAACTGGCCTCAGGGGCTGTTAAAACCCAAAGCATACAAACAGAAACACTCAATATAATCACCATAACAGACATTTCAATGACACCCACCTGAGTCCTTCACAGTGCTGATAAGGATGTCCAGGGTCCCATCACTGTGCACTGCAGCCCGGGAGGAGTTGGACATGAGCCGGCCGTCTGGGGCGATCCAGTGGATGATGGGGTCTGGATCGCCCCTGGCCTTACAGCGCAGAGCTACACTCTGACCCTCCAACGCTCGCAGCTCCTAGATGGTGTTAGGGTAAAATATATTACTTACTGTGATAATTATTGAGTTATCACGACAAAAGCAGTTATCATGATTTGCAATAGCACGATAATCAATGTTAGGCAATCATTGCAATAAAAGTGGTTATCTTGGAAAGGGAGGACATGATCAATATTTTATTATTGATCATGTTATAAAACAAAAGATGTGTTCAGTGACACGCTTGATAATGCATTTTTTGTCAGTTATCATGATACTGTTATCACGATACTATTTACCAATGATGTGTTGTGACTGTATAATCTCAGCCTTACCTGGGAGTGTCTGGTGATAAGAGGGGGCTCACAGAGGAACTCTTCTTCAGACACAGTCCAGAAGTATCGCCCAGCCAGGTGCTGCGGAGCCGCACATGTCTCCAGATCATCctccctcctcagcctcctcagCCACAGCAGCTCACAGTTACACCTCAGTGGGTTCCCCCCAAAACTCAACGCAAATGACGTCGGACCCAAGCTCCCTGATGTGGCTAAGACGCCGGCCCGTTGGAACACTGGGTCTGGCGGAAGCTTCTGGAGCTTGTTGGATGTGACGTCAAGGCGTTTAAGCTTCTGCAGGCCAGAGAAGGTTCCCTCAGGAATGTAGCTAAGCATGTTGTGGTCCAAGCCCAGGGTGTGGAGGCTGGTCATTCTCTGGATGGCCACCCAGGGGGCGCTTTCTAAGTTGTTGTAGGACAGATCTAACTCCTCTAGAGCTGTGAGATCATTGAAGGCCCCGATGTGGATGTGaatcagctggttgttgttgagaATGAGATGTTGGAGCTTGGACATCCCACTGAAGGTGTCGTTGGTGAGCCTCATCAGACGGTTGCTGTCCAGATGCAAGGCTCTGAGGTTCTCCAGATCTTTAAAGGCGTGAGGCGAGATGGAGCCGATGGTGTTCCGAGACAATGTCATGTCTTGCAGTTTGGTCATGTTGGCGAAGTCCCGTCGTTTGATGCTCGTAACAAAGTTGTCACCCAGACGCATCTCCACGGTGTGACGGTCGATGTCGGGCGGGACGAAGAGGAGGCCCTTCTTGTCGCAGAGGGTTGCTAGGTTGGGGTTAAGCATCTGGCAGACACAGCGTTTTGGGCACACCTGGACCTTGTGGGCTTTTACAGCCATGCCAAGTACCATCACGTAAACTAACAGGGTCTCCATCAGGCTTTGCAGTTAGGCTAACACACCTGGACAGATAAGAAAGAGAAAGCATTTTAATATCCTACATGTTGAATGGAGATAACCCCAAGACACTGATCTACGGTCATTTCCCCCCAAATAGAAGACAAGAGAGAAAGTATTTTAATAACGTGCAAATTGGATGAAGTTGCACCAgactgatccaaggtcagttttttCCCCTGACAGGATGGGAGCATTTGCCGAAGTAGAGACCGGAGAGATAATATTGTTTTAGTTTCTTTGGATACAGCTACACTTCCTGGATCCTGGGGTCCAGGGGTCCAATCAAATCACTAAACAAAGCCGTCATATACACCCACACAAAAACAATGAAGTAGAAACGAGAGACAGAATttgatatttttatttggatttccaTTAGCTGTTACTTTTTCCAGAGCTACTCCAAAgatatttataactaacccaagacagaccagagcctgtgatttccaatgggagcaaattaatcatagtgggcagaacaagcaaggagatgggcagagccaagcatgagctagtgagatcctattggcgcattCCAGCATTTATTTCcatatttctgttagggaacacctactctgtgaagtgcacGTGTGCAGTAACTCAATTCGCTCTTGCACTCCTGAACAACGCAATGTTTagaaactttggcaaagggtaaagtctacaaagcAGGCTCTGCTTTGTTTGTTATAGATTCTAGTTTTCGAAACAGAAAAAAACTGCATGGAGATCGAATGTTTCGTTGATGAGaaaatttgcagaatgtcggccaaaatccatctttcTCTATCTTCTCCAAATGCCTGCCACTGGGCTTCCTTTCATCACAATGTTTGGCAGTGAGTGGAAatgccaaccggatgcttcacatttatacatctggtAAAATATCTGGCTTATTGGTCTATTtgtggctactcttcctgggattcaGACAAAACAATCATACAacaggtgtcacaccctgatctgtttcacctgtctttgtgattgtctccacccccctccaggtgtcgcccatcttccccattgtcCCGTGTGTATTCATAccggtgttctctgtttgtctgttgccagttcaacttctttgtcaagtcaaccagcgtttttgaatcagctcctgcttttccccagtctctcttttctcgtcttcctggttttgaccattgCCTGTCCTGAGCCTGCCCACCtgtccactctgcctgcccctgaatCTGAGCCTGCctaccatcctgtacctttgcaccGTCTCTGGATTaacgacctctgcctgaccctgagcctgcctgccatcctgtacctttgccctgttgctgtaataaatattgttacttcgacacggcctgcatctgggtcttaccttatcctgatagtacgaactggccatgactaacCCAGCAGACCTGGGCCAGCTGCGcgacgccatctcctcccaaggagccaccattgggaggcaCGAGGAACTGCTTCGTGGCCTTATGGAGGGGTCCAAACGTTGGCTCAACGCCATGACCAGGCATTGAAcagtttgctggagcaattccatgGGCTGTTTGGGAGGTAGCCTACCACGGtggtaaccccacagcccctcagtaacccagCTGCTAGCAGCAACATCTCATCAGCCACTCCACCTTCTCGGGAGCCCCGTTTAACCCCCCCGGAACGCTTCAATGGAGAGTCGAGCACCTGTCGGCATTTCTATCACAGTGTGCCCGCATTttcgagcttcagccctcctccttcccctcggatcgTTCCAAGCATCACGCTCatgtccgggagggctctcaTGTGAGCTACTGCTGTATGGGAACAGGAGCCGGCCATATACGATAGTCTGGAGGGTTTCGTGGGAGAGGTGAAGATGTTTTTTTACGCCCCGTTCTCCAGGAGAGAAGCTGCCCGGGAGCTAATCCAGCTTCGGCAAGACTCTTGCAGTGTGGCtgactatgcggtggatttccgcaCGTTGGCAGCGGAGACTGGTTAGAACTAGGAAGCATTGTTCAATATGTTACTGCACGGCATCTCGTAGGAGGTCAAGGACGAGCTTGCTGCTCGGGAGTTACCTACAGATCTCGATTCCCTCGTCGCGTTGATCATATGAATCGATGAGCGATTATGGGaacgacagagggagaggaaattcGACTTTGCTCGCATGTCCAGGGATTCCACCTTGCCTCCGAGTCGTCATGGAAGTTCCCGACGATCCTGTTGCCGAGAGAACCCGAGGCCTCCCGACTTTCCCTGAGAGTCAAAGGAGACGGCTGAGTCACCGCTTCCCGAGCCTATGCAACTACGTAGAGCTGGGCTATTGCCAGCGGAACGGCAATACAGGATCTACACAAAGAGTTGTGGCTGGAAGGGGCGGAACTGGCTGGAAGGGGCAGAACATCCATTCATCGTATGGACCGACAACAAATATCTGGAGTATCTCCTCATCGCCAAATGCCTCAACTCATCCCGATAACCGGATATTCTTGCCTGATGCAGTCTACTCCGCGGTCCTGGAGTGAGCCCACTCCTCTAGACTGGCCTGCCACCTGGGGTCCCACCAGACCCTGGCATTTGTGCGACAACGCTTTTAGTGGCCCACCATAGTCCCTGACGTCTCCGCATTTGTCACTGCTTGCACAGTgtgtgctcagaacaagactcctcggcaagctccgTCTGGCCTTCTGCAAtctctgcctgtccctcaccgttCCTGGTCCCACATATCCCTGGATTTCGTC is a genomic window containing:
- the LOC106608095 gene encoding leucine-rich repeat and fibronectin type-III domain-containing protein 5, with amino-acid sequence METLLVYVMVLGMAVKAHKVQVCPKRCVCQMLNPNLATLCDKKGLLFVPPDIDRHTVEMRLGDNFVTSIKRRDFANMTKLQDMTLSRNTIGSISPHAFKDLENLRALHLDSNRLMRLTNDTFSGMSKLQHLILNNNQLIHIHIGAFNDLTALEELDLSYNNLESAPWVAIQRMTSLHTLGLDHNMLSYIPEGTFSGLQKLKRLDVTSNKLQKLPPDPVFQRAGVLATSGSLGPTSFALSFGGNPLRCNCELLWLRRLRREDDLETCAAPQHLAGRYFWTVSEEEFLCEPPLITRHSQELRALEGQSVALRCKARGDPDPIIHWIAPDGRLMSNSSRAAVHSDGTLDILISTVKDSGSFICVASNPAGEAQQTVDLVIAKLPHITNSTVEKEQDPGSSDIATVTRTGGGGEGGGVVPLGNTKTSQEKKVVIAEATSTSALVRFSFQRSIPGIRMFQIQYNGTYDDSLVYRMIPPSSKSILVNNLAAGTQYDLCVLAIYDDLVTSLTATRVVGCIRFTTDPQYLRCHFMQSQFLGGTIVVIIGGIIVASVLAFIIFLIVRYRVCNQGDEDKALEMGEIRSLSSDGQLQGCGVPKSMSKSLSKQILCLEKPEKVDKEYLRVGLPPPELFKQQRPPVLTTTTSIMLSIPDCQTDVELENTNRNNSAEAKMVVSAVSTKWTKVAREPSPPGGSSRHYMTVPAGGVRVNRRHSLNMDSYKECCYFSLVQQQQPKPGGGVRSKRSLSMSGELPQLESAMANIRRSRDKLYGSEWLLESTL